The Saprospiraceae bacterium genome includes a window with the following:
- a CDS encoding bifunctional hydroxymethylpyrimidine kinase/phosphomethylpyrimidine kinase, which produces MSLLTIGTVAFDTIRTPYGVAERVIGGACTYISWSASYFTDNIHLSAIIGDDFPQHELDALRKRGVNLDGLEIKKGRPSFFWEGVYHENMNSRDTITTDLNVLDEFDPVLPAAARSCKYVMLGNLTPQIQSKVLDQLDGSQRLIAMDTMNFWMDIAMEELKKVIARVNVLTINDEEARQLSGEHSLVKAAAVIRKMGPQFLVIKKGEHGALLFGEDEIFYAPALPLAEVFDPTGAGDTFAGGFMGFLAKTDDISLDNMKRAIITGSAMASFCVEAFSIEKLKSLDDTQINDRLQQFKKLMHFDLF; this is translated from the coding sequence ATGAGTTTGTTAACCATCGGTACAGTTGCTTTTGATACCATCCGTACGCCCTATGGCGTTGCAGAAAGAGTGATCGGAGGCGCCTGTACTTATATCAGCTGGTCTGCTTCATACTTTACAGATAATATACATTTAAGTGCCATTATCGGAGACGACTTTCCACAACATGAACTGGATGCACTCCGTAAGAGAGGCGTAAATCTGGATGGTCTCGAGATAAAAAAAGGTAGACCTTCTTTTTTCTGGGAAGGTGTGTATCATGAAAATATGAATAGCAGAGATACCATCACGACCGATCTCAACGTATTGGATGAATTTGATCCGGTTTTGCCTGCCGCTGCCCGATCCTGTAAATACGTGATGCTGGGCAATCTTACCCCTCAGATACAATCCAAAGTTCTCGACCAATTGGATGGTTCTCAAAGACTGATTGCGATGGACACCATGAATTTCTGGATGGATATTGCCATGGAAGAATTGAAAAAAGTCATCGCCAGAGTCAACGTCCTTACTATAAATGATGAAGAAGCAAGACAACTATCCGGTGAACATTCATTAGTCAAAGCTGCTGCTGTCATCCGAAAGATGGGACCACAATTTTTAGTCATCAAAAAGGGCGAACACGGGGCTTTGTTATTTGGTGAAGATGAAATATTTTATGCGCCCGCATTGCCTTTGGCAGAAGTTTTTGATCCTACGGGTGCAGGGGATACTTTTGCAGGTGGTTTTATGGGATTTCTCGCCAAAACGGATGATATTTCTTTAGACAATATGAAAAGAGCCATTATAACCGGTTCTGCTATGGCATCTTTTTGTGTGGAAGCATTCAGCATCGAAAAACTTAAATCTTTGGACGATACACAGATAAATGACAGATTGCAGCAGTTCAAAAAGTTAATGCATTTTGATTTATTCTGA
- the xth gene encoding exodeoxyribonuclease III has protein sequence MSFKIASYNINGLRSAIANGFWDWLPGQGYDVICFQEIKSSENQIDTSVIESMGYHHFWHSAEKKGYSGVATFCKVKPDYVHIGMDNSRYDVEGRVLRTDFGDLTVLNCYFPSGSSSEERHQFKMEFLSDFEPYIQKLSTERPNLIITGDYNIVHKGLDIHNPDRKDNPSGYRPDERAWMDQWFDKMGFTDAFRYKHPTEKEYSWWSFRAGSKKKNLGWRIDYISLSQHLLPHLKEAGHRPDVLFSDHCPVEVVLDLNF, from the coding sequence ATGAGTTTCAAAATAGCATCTTACAATATCAATGGACTAAGGTCTGCAATCGCTAATGGTTTTTGGGATTGGCTTCCCGGGCAGGGTTATGATGTAATCTGTTTTCAGGAGATAAAATCTTCCGAAAATCAGATCGATACTTCTGTCATAGAGTCTATGGGGTATCATCACTTCTGGCATTCTGCCGAAAAGAAAGGCTACAGCGGAGTCGCAACATTTTGTAAAGTGAAGCCTGATTACGTCCACATTGGGATGGATAATAGCCGGTACGATGTAGAAGGCAGGGTATTGAGGACAGATTTTGGTGATCTGACTGTTTTGAATTGTTATTTTCCATCAGGATCCAGTAGTGAAGAACGACATCAATTCAAAATGGAATTTTTGTCGGACTTTGAACCGTATATTCAGAAATTATCCACAGAAAGGCCAAATCTGATTATTACCGGAGATTACAATATTGTGCATAAAGGTCTCGATATCCATAATCCGGACAGGAAAGATAACCCTTCCGGCTATCGTCCGGATGAAAGAGCCTGGATGGATCAGTGGTTTGACAAAATGGGTTTTACAGATGCATTCAGATACAAACATCCGACGGAGAAGGAATACAGTTGGTGGAGTTTCAGAGCGGGGTCAAAGAAAAAAAATCTGGGCTGGAGAATAGATTATATTTCATTATCACAGCATCTTTTACCACATCTGAAGGAAGCCGGACACAGACCTGATGTACTCTTTTCGGACCATTGTCCTGTAGAAGTAGTATTAGATTTGAATTTTTAG
- a CDS encoding glycosyltransferase family 2 protein, which produces MKVTGFSFIRNAVKYDYPIREAILSVLPVCDDFVVAVGRSEDKTLEMIKSIGSPKIRIIETQWDESLRSGGSVLAEETNKAYAAIDPDTDWCFYIQGDEVLHEKYHPEVVEQMRKWKDDEKVDGLLFDYQHFYGSYDYVGTSSDWYKSEIRIIRKRPDIYSFRDAQGFRKGNNIKLKVKAIDACIYHYGWVKHPEDMQKKQQDFNKLWHSDEKVSQITAKSAEFDYSNINGLKKFEGTHPEVMLERIQSKNWVFDHDISKSKFSVKDWFKVFVLKYLNWDIGYRNYKKI; this is translated from the coding sequence ATGAAAGTCACCGGCTTCAGCTTTATCAGAAATGCTGTTAAATATGACTATCCTATCCGGGAAGCGATACTATCCGTGTTGCCGGTTTGTGATGATTTTGTGGTAGCCGTGGGCAGATCGGAAGATAAGACCCTTGAAATGATAAAATCCATCGGTTCTCCTAAAATCCGAATCATTGAGACGCAATGGGATGAATCACTCCGGTCGGGAGGTAGCGTGCTCGCTGAAGAAACCAACAAAGCTTATGCTGCAATTGATCCGGATACAGACTGGTGCTTTTATATTCAGGGAGATGAAGTGCTGCACGAAAAGTATCACCCTGAAGTCGTGGAACAAATGAGAAAATGGAAAGATGACGAAAAAGTCGATGGATTACTGTTTGATTACCAACATTTTTACGGGTCTTATGATTATGTCGGAACGTCTTCGGATTGGTATAAATCAGAGATAAGAATTATCAGGAAAAGGCCCGATATCTATTCTTTTAGGGATGCGCAGGGATTCAGAAAGGGAAATAATATCAAACTGAAAGTTAAAGCGATTGATGCCTGTATTTATCATTATGGATGGGTAAAACATCCGGAAGATATGCAAAAAAAACAACAGGATTTCAATAAATTGTGGCACAGTGACGAAAAGGTATCTCAAATAACAGCAAAATCCGCAGAATTTGATTACTCCAATATCAATGGTTTAAAAAAGTTTGAAGGGACACATCCGGAAGTGATGTTGGAAAGGATTCAAAGTAAAAACTGGGTATTTGATCATGACATATCAAAATCAAAATTTTCTGTCAAAGACTGGTTTAAAGTTTTTGTGTTGAAATATCTGAATTGGGATATCGGGTATCGGAATTATAAAAAAATTTAA
- the ggt gene encoding gamma-glutamyltransferase, with translation MRLRFLLLTTVFLSFTYTLQSQDRVTGKSFATRSEVIAESGMVATSHPLATQIAIDILKKGGSAIDAAIAANAALGLMEPTGCGIGGDLFAIVWDEKTKKLHGLNASGRSPKSMVKEELFMRGIYHNPDSRDGGLKNKIPAYGPLSVSVPGAVDGWFELHKKFGRLPMKDILEPAIQYGRTGFPVTELIAYYLNIAGRNLAQYVGFKEVYMPTGKMPSKGDIFKNPFLADTYEKIANGGRDAFYKGEIAKTIEKYMKEQGGFLSYEDLATHTSEWIDPVSVNYRGYDVWELPPNGQGIAALQILNILELYDVKSLGFGSAEYIHLFTEAKKLAFEDRARYYADMDFYKVPVQSLLSKEYAATRNKLINLNRAGRSYDPGELKVPETIYLTVADKEGNMISLIQSNYRGMGSGMTPTGLGFVLQNRGELFNMDTKHANSYQPGKRPFHTIIPCFITKDDKPWVSFGVMGGAMQPQGHAQIVVNLIDFGMNLQEAGDAPRIQHEGSSEPTGEKMTNGGDLFLESGIDYEVIRRLVTMGHKVGYNVGGYGGYQAIMKNHDQKVYYGASESRKDGQAAGY, from the coding sequence ATGAGATTGAGATTCCTTCTTTTAACAACAGTATTTTTATCATTTACCTATACATTACAATCGCAGGATCGTGTCACCGGCAAATCTTTTGCCACCAGATCTGAGGTTATTGCAGAGAGTGGGATGGTCGCGACTTCACATCCTTTGGCAACACAAATTGCAATAGACATTTTGAAAAAAGGCGGGAGTGCTATAGATGCCGCTATCGCAGCCAATGCTGCTTTAGGACTAATGGAGCCAACAGGTTGCGGGATTGGAGGAGATTTGTTTGCAATCGTGTGGGATGAAAAAACAAAAAAGCTACACGGGCTGAACGCAAGCGGCAGATCTCCGAAAAGTATGGTTAAGGAAGAGCTTTTTATGCGGGGTATCTATCATAATCCGGACAGCCGGGATGGCGGCCTGAAAAATAAAATTCCTGCTTACGGACCATTGAGTGTCTCAGTACCGGGAGCAGTAGATGGCTGGTTTGAACTTCATAAAAAATTCGGACGGCTTCCAATGAAAGACATTTTGGAACCAGCGATTCAATATGGAAGAACGGGTTTTCCGGTTACGGAATTGATTGCTTATTATCTGAATATTGCAGGTCGTAATTTGGCTCAATATGTTGGTTTTAAAGAAGTATATATGCCCACCGGAAAAATGCCATCAAAGGGTGATATTTTCAAAAACCCTTTTCTTGCGGATACGTATGAAAAAATAGCAAATGGTGGAAGAGACGCTTTTTACAAGGGTGAAATTGCAAAAACCATTGAAAAATATATGAAAGAACAGGGTGGCTTTTTGTCTTATGAAGATTTAGCGACCCACACCAGTGAATGGATTGATCCGGTATCTGTCAATTATCGTGGGTATGATGTGTGGGAATTGCCACCCAATGGTCAGGGAATTGCAGCATTGCAGATACTAAATATTCTGGAATTATACGATGTCAAATCATTGGGTTTTGGGTCTGCTGAGTACATACATTTATTTACGGAAGCCAAAAAACTTGCCTTTGAAGACCGAGCAAGATACTATGCAGACATGGATTTTTACAAAGTTCCCGTTCAATCGCTACTGTCCAAAGAATATGCTGCCACAAGAAATAAACTGATCAATCTGAATCGGGCAGGAAGAAGTTATGATCCCGGAGAATTAAAAGTGCCGGAAACCATCTACCTCACCGTGGCAGATAAAGAAGGGAATATGATCTCATTAATCCAAAGCAATTACCGTGGGATGGGTTCAGGAATGACGCCGACCGGACTGGGATTTGTATTACAGAATCGGGGTGAACTTTTTAATATGGACACTAAACACGCAAATAGTTATCAACCGGGCAAACGACCATTTCATACAATAATCCCTTGTTTTATCACAAAAGATGACAAACCATGGGTGAGTTTTGGTGTAATGGGTGGTGCCATGCAACCGCAAGGCCATGCACAGATAGTTGTCAATCTGATAGACTTCGGGATGAATTTGCAGGAAGCAGGGGATGCGCCAAGGATTCAGCACGAAGGCTCATCAGAACCGACAGGTGAGAAAATGACTAATGGCGGAGACCTGTTTCTGGAGTCCGGTATCGATTATGAAGTGATACGCAGATTAGTTACTATGGGACATAAAGTAGGATATAATGTCGGCGGATACGGTGGCTATCAGGCTATCATGAAAAATCACGATCAAAAGGTATATTACGGTGCAAGCGAAAGTCGGAAAGACGGTCAGGCTGCCGGTTATTAG
- a CDS encoding PD40 domain-containing protein has protein sequence MKNWLLTVFSLFVFVSVSYAQYFGRNKPRYEKFDFKVVETPHFRIHHYLKNPELVERLSKTSEQWYHYHKNIFGKDINFKNPIIFYSSHADFQQTNTISGEIGIGTGGVTEALKNRVVLPIAFSNQSTHHVLAHELVHAFQFNNILTNDSTSLRSLANLPLWMIEGMAEYFSLGKVDPFTAMWMRDAIINKNLPELHKMNDPRYFPYRFGHSALSFLGGTFGDDQLNPLFMSTAKYGLELGFLEIFGQDIKAVSSQWHDALKNQYAPYMRDMKESPSGKKLIHDKNSGRINISPSLSPNGRYMIFLSEKDLFSTDLYLADVQKGTIVSKVTSYEQSGDLDYINVMESAGAWAPNGKDFAFIGVKKGRNVLVIKDAESAKTLETIEVSNVQAFSNPTYHPNGKEILVTGLVEGQTDLYLVNLRTKKARQLTNDVYTEAMADFAPDGKSVIFSYDKRSFTEGRQNGRYSFDIAEMDIETGEIKTYDFFYSADNLNPVHDHEGNFYFVSDRDGFRNLYKYNKTTGQVFQMTDLLTGISGISGSSPMISASIKRDRMVYTHYFNSQYVIYEASSDKLLNKLIEDVQTVNLTAGTLPATGIGRKNIVANHFASIDKFSPITGEDMKKAKYRPNFKLDYIGGGAAVGVGVNNNSFRNATGMQGGIDMLFGDLLGNHQIYSQVALSGEILDFGGMATYINRQNRLAWGVGFSHIPLRTGFQSFGQNFLEDQNGNVIPVLQASTNLIRIFDQSINVFAHYPFSKTLRLEMGVAGTNRSFRWDEYNDYYIGNQFTGYRLVAQDRMKIPTGESIRLDNFYTVIKGTGANANLALVGDNSFFGLTAPLAGHRYRIGLEHYVGNDKYSAFLMDGRKYFRVKPFTLAFRGTSYLRFEKEVNSVYPLFIGNMGFVRGLGSIVSDHVTELGLTYGQLLGSKMLLGSFEVRLPFTGPKQLALIPFSGFFSDLNLFVDAGVAFDEFRQFSEGKDIYAVVKDESGRIVLDPSGVPVYAFQNLKPTIVPAVGLSVRINLFGAMIIEPYWSKVLLNGSRVNFGLNLIPGW, from the coding sequence ATGAAAAATTGGTTGCTGACTGTATTTTCGCTGTTTGTTTTTGTCTCTGTCTCTTATGCTCAGTACTTCGGACGTAATAAACCGAGGTATGAAAAATTCGATTTTAAGGTGGTAGAGACTCCACATTTCAGGATTCATCATTATCTCAAAAATCCGGAACTTGTAGAAAGACTCTCCAAAACTTCCGAACAATGGTATCACTATCATAAAAATATATTTGGCAAGGATATCAACTTTAAAAATCCTATAATATTTTACAGCAGTCATGCGGATTTTCAGCAAACCAATACCATCTCCGGAGAAATTGGAATTGGTACCGGTGGCGTTACAGAAGCATTAAAAAACAGAGTCGTTCTTCCTATCGCTTTTTCAAACCAAAGCACCCACCACGTACTCGCACACGAGTTGGTGCATGCTTTTCAGTTTAATAATATTCTTACGAATGATTCCACATCATTGAGATCGTTGGCCAATCTGCCTTTGTGGATGATCGAAGGTATGGCAGAATATTTTTCTCTCGGAAAAGTGGACCCCTTTACTGCAATGTGGATGCGTGATGCCATCATTAACAAAAACCTGCCGGAATTACATAAAATGAACGACCCCAGATATTTTCCTTATCGGTTCGGTCATTCGGCACTTTCTTTTCTGGGAGGAACCTTCGGGGACGATCAGCTCAATCCACTTTTTATGAGCACAGCAAAATATGGCCTTGAGCTTGGTTTTCTGGAAATATTCGGACAGGATATCAAAGCAGTTTCCTCCCAATGGCATGATGCACTCAAGAATCAATATGCCCCATACATGCGGGACATGAAAGAATCACCCTCCGGCAAAAAGTTGATCCATGATAAAAATAGCGGTAGAATAAATATTTCACCGTCTCTTAGTCCTAATGGAAGATATATGATTTTCCTTTCAGAAAAAGATCTTTTTAGTACTGATTTATACCTTGCTGATGTTCAGAAAGGAACTATCGTGAGCAAAGTGACAAGTTATGAACAAAGCGGAGATCTGGATTATATCAATGTGATGGAGTCGGCAGGTGCCTGGGCACCTAATGGAAAAGATTTTGCGTTTATAGGTGTTAAAAAGGGGCGAAATGTTTTGGTAATAAAAGATGCGGAATCCGCCAAAACTTTAGAAACTATAGAAGTCTCAAATGTTCAGGCTTTTTCCAATCCAACTTATCACCCCAATGGCAAAGAGATTTTGGTCACTGGATTGGTTGAAGGTCAGACAGATTTATATCTCGTGAATCTTCGTACCAAAAAGGCCCGACAACTTACCAATGATGTATATACAGAAGCAATGGCAGATTTTGCTCCTGATGGCAAATCGGTCATCTTTTCGTATGACAAAAGAAGTTTTACGGAAGGACGTCAAAACGGACGATATTCTTTTGATATCGCAGAGATGGATATAGAAACCGGTGAAATCAAAACGTATGATTTTTTTTATAGTGCAGACAATCTGAATCCTGTACATGACCACGAAGGTAATTTTTATTTTGTCAGCGACAGAGACGGGTTCAGAAATCTTTATAAGTACAATAAGACAACCGGACAGGTTTTTCAGATGACTGACCTACTGACCGGAATCAGTGGTATAAGTGGCAGCTCACCGATGATATCGGCATCAATCAAAAGGGACAGGATGGTTTACACCCATTATTTCAACAGTCAGTATGTGATTTATGAAGCATCTTCGGATAAATTATTAAACAAGCTGATTGAAGATGTGCAAACCGTTAATCTGACCGCAGGAACGCTTCCTGCGACGGGTATAGGTAGAAAAAACATTGTAGCCAATCATTTTGCATCTATAGACAAATTTTCTCCCATTACCGGAGAAGACATGAAAAAAGCTAAATACCGACCTAATTTTAAATTGGATTATATTGGGGGAGGAGCCGCAGTCGGTGTGGGAGTCAATAACAATTCTTTCAGAAATGCTACCGGTATGCAAGGCGGTATTGATATGCTTTTCGGTGATTTGTTAGGTAACCACCAGATTTATTCACAGGTAGCATTAAGTGGCGAAATCCTGGACTTTGGCGGCATGGCTACATACATCAACCGTCAAAACAGATTGGCGTGGGGTGTAGGTTTTTCGCACATTCCATTAAGAACCGGATTTCAATCTTTTGGACAGAATTTCCTGGAAGATCAGAATGGAAATGTTATTCCGGTCCTTCAGGCATCTACCAATCTGATCCGTATTTTTGATCAGTCGATCAATGTATTTGCGCATTATCCATTTTCCAAAACCTTAAGACTGGAAATGGGTGTAGCGGGTACAAACAGAAGTTTCAGGTGGGATGAGTATAACGATTATTATATTGGAAATCAATTTACAGGGTACAGATTGGTAGCACAGGACAGAATGAAAATTCCGACTGGAGAGTCCATCAGATTAGACAATTTTTACACCGTTATAAAAGGAACCGGAGCCAATGCAAATTTAGCGCTCGTTGGTGATAATTCATTTTTCGGATTGACAGCACCACTTGCCGGTCACAGATATCGGATTGGTCTGGAACATTATGTAGGAAATGATAAATATTCTGCATTCTTAATGGATGGAAGGAAATATTTCAGAGTAAAACCATTTACATTGGCCTTCCGAGGTACGTCTTATTTAAGATTTGAAAAGGAAGTTAATTCTGTTTATCCATTGTTTATCGGAAACATGGGATTTGTTCGAGGGCTAGGTTCGATAGTGTCAGATCATGTGACTGAATTGGGGCTCACTTACGGTCAGTTGTTGGGTTCCAAAATGTTGTTAGGAAGTTTTGAAGTCCGGCTTCCGTTCACAGGTCCGAAACAACTGGCATTAATTCCGTTTTCAGGTTTCTTTTCGGATCTGAATTTATTTGTGGATGCAGGTGTGGCGTTTGACGAATTCAGACAATTTTCAGAAGGCAAAGATATTTATGCAGTTGTAAAAGATGAATCAGGTAGAATAGTACTTGACCCATCCGGAGTTCCGGTGTATGCATTTCAGAATTTAAAACCCACGATTGTACCGGCTGTGGGACTTTCTGTTCGTATAAATCTTTTTGGAGCGATGATTATCGAACCATATTGGTCAAAAGTTTTGTTGAATGGCAGCAGAGTTAATTTTGGGCTTAATCTGATACCCGGTTGGTAA
- a CDS encoding tetratricopeptide repeat protein, with amino-acid sequence MKKSLLLVILAVMSIQIGWTQSPQKSRLANEYYNSGEYEKASVLYQELYQESNRNKSYFNLYIQCLIEMSAFDKASMVIQEEIKRSPGDVSLYVSSGNLLERKYEPEKAMKEYRKAIDNITPDPTAISNLGNAFINLSKFDLAIETFEKGQKLSNIENLYVYNLADLYRRVGDEKNMIRYYLLAAEKDANTSNIQTSLQRFLGEDDYEELQSQLYKKIQEKPSVYQFAELLQWSFVHKKEYGKALRQARAIDRQLDENGSRVFNLADIAFKDKDYDTAIEAYNYIITSKGKNTAYYLESKRQLLNSKKAKVIDNYNYTKTDLLELKNAYVGFLSELGRNTQTAQLMQEYAEFEGFYMNELDTAILVLEELRNFGGLRKEVVAKAKLTLGDFYLMNGERWEASLLFSQVDKDFKEGVLGEEARYRNAKLSYYAGDFEWSQEQFKILKGATSNLISNDAIDMSVFIMDNLGLDTTEVTLQMYAQADLYIFQNRFDEALIKLDSIKILFPEHSLEDDVLYSKAQIFKKQRKTEDAIRMYETIIEKFPEEIRADNALFELADIYQTKLNMPEKAQELFEKLFLDYSGSTFAVEARQRFRRLRGDEI; translated from the coding sequence ATAAAAAAGAGTTTACTTTTAGTAATATTAGCGGTGATGTCAATTCAAATCGGATGGACGCAATCACCGCAGAAATCCAGACTTGCCAATGAATATTACAATTCCGGTGAGTACGAAAAAGCATCCGTATTATATCAGGAATTATATCAGGAAAGCAATAGAAATAAAAGTTATTTTAATCTCTATATCCAATGTCTGATTGAGATGTCCGCATTTGACAAGGCATCCATGGTGATCCAGGAAGAGATAAAACGCAGTCCGGGAGATGTCTCTTTGTATGTCAGTTCAGGTAATCTGTTGGAAAGAAAATACGAGCCTGAAAAAGCCATGAAAGAATACCGAAAGGCCATTGACAATATCACACCGGATCCTACAGCAATCAGTAATCTGGGCAATGCATTTATCAACCTTTCTAAGTTTGATTTGGCTATCGAAACATTTGAAAAGGGCCAGAAACTTTCTAACATTGAAAATCTGTATGTTTATAACCTGGCAGATCTTTACAGAAGGGTTGGGGATGAAAAAAACATGATACGATATTATCTGCTCGCAGCTGAAAAAGATGCCAATACATCCAATATTCAGACCAGTCTCCAACGATTTCTGGGTGAGGATGATTATGAAGAATTACAAAGTCAACTTTACAAAAAAATTCAGGAAAAACCATCTGTTTACCAATTCGCAGAATTATTACAATGGTCATTTGTGCACAAAAAGGAGTATGGCAAAGCATTAAGACAAGCTCGTGCTATTGATAGACAATTGGATGAAAACGGGTCTCGTGTTTTTAATCTGGCAGATATAGCTTTCAAAGATAAAGATTATGATACTGCTATCGAGGCTTACAATTACATCATAACATCCAAAGGGAAAAATACAGCGTATTATCTGGAATCCAAGCGGCAATTACTCAACAGTAAAAAAGCGAAGGTTATAGATAATTATAACTACACCAAAACTGATCTTTTAGAACTTAAAAATGCGTATGTAGGATTTTTGTCTGAACTGGGGAGGAATACACAGACCGCTCAATTGATGCAGGAGTATGCCGAATTTGAAGGTTTTTACATGAATGAATTGGATACTGCCATTTTGGTACTGGAAGAGTTAAGGAATTTTGGTGGTTTGCGAAAAGAAGTGGTTGCCAAAGCAAAACTCACATTGGGAGACTTTTATTTAATGAATGGTGAACGATGGGAAGCAAGCCTGTTGTTCAGTCAGGTTGATAAGGACTTTAAGGAAGGGGTTCTGGGAGAAGAGGCAAGATACCGGAATGCTAAGTTATCGTACTATGCCGGTGATTTTGAATGGTCGCAGGAACAGTTTAAAATACTGAAAGGTGCAACATCCAATCTTATCTCTAATGATGCGATTGATATGTCCGTATTCATCATGGATAATCTGGGCTTGGACACAACCGAAGTAACCTTGCAAATGTATGCACAGGCAGATCTTTATATCTTTCAAAACAGATTTGATGAAGCATTAATTAAACTGGATTCAATCAAAATATTATTTCCCGAGCACTCTCTGGAAGACGATGTTCTGTATAGTAAAGCACAAATATTCAAAAAGCAACGCAAAACGGAAGATGCCATCAGAATGTACGAAACGATCATAGAGAAATTCCCGGAAGAGATAAGAGCCGACAATGCATTGTTTGAATTAGCTGATATTTATCAAACAAAGCTAAATATGCCTGAAAAAGCACAAGAACTTTTTGAAAAACTTTTTCTGGATTACAGCGGAAGTACATTTGCTGTTGAAGCTCGCCAAAGATTCAGAAGATTAAGAGGAGATGAAATTTAA